caggttagtatagacctatagactactgctgacacagggtagtatagacctatagtctactgctgacacagggtagtatagacctatagtctactgctgacacagggtagtatagacctatagactactgctgacacagggtagtatagacctatagactactgctgatacagggtagtatagacctatagtctactgctgacacagggtagtatagacctatagactactgctgacacagggtagtatagacctatagactactgctgacacagggtagtatagacctatagactactgctgacacagggtagtatagacctatagactactgctgacacagggtagtatagactactgctgacacagggtagtatagacctatagactactgctgacacagggtagtatagacctataatctactgctgacacagggtagtatagacctatagtctactgctgacacagggtagtatagacctatagactactgctgacacagggtagtatagacctatagtctactgctgacacagggtagtatagacctatagactactgctgacacagggtagtatagacctatagtctactgctgacacagggtagtatagacctatagactactgctgacacagggtagtatagacctatagactactgctgacacagggtagtatagacctatagactactgctgacacagggtagtatagacctatagactactgctgacacagggtagtatagactactgctgacacagggtagtatagactactgctgacacagggtagtatagactactgctgacacagggtagtatagacctatagactactgctgacacagggtagtatagtctactgctgacacagggtagtatagacctatagactactgctgacacagggtagtatagtctactgctgacacagggtagtatagactactgctgacacagggtagtatagacctatagactactgctgacacagggtagtatagacctataggctactgctgacacagggtagtatagactactgctgatacagggtagtatagacctataggctactgctgacacagggtagtatagacctatagactactgctgagacagggtagtatagacctataggctactgctgacacagggtagtatagacctagaGAAGACTGAAAAGACTAAAGGACTGATGAGTATTTTCATTGTCTTCTCTTTACACCAACAGCCATTTTCTTTCCAAACTATGTTTCCCCGTGATTGTATTGTGAAATATTGTGACACGTCTGGGCCTGTTTCAGCTGTTTTCTACTGACAGTCGCTACGCAACAATcatctatgttttgtatttgctGCACAAACTGAGGACCTTCTAACTGTAGGCTGTGATTTAAAACAATCCACGTCTTATGTTTTATAAATAAGCGAATGATCATCTGTGGCCAAACAATGCTTGCTGGTGTGCTAActtattttgaatgattttattgATTTATGTACAGATACATTTAGTCAATTTAATAAAATTAACTTTTAATTAAATTGCCAGTTGGATGcggccccctccctctctcttctcctctccatctaTTCTCCTCTCCGCCTATTCTCTTCTCCGCCTATTCTCTTCTCCGCCTATTCTCTTCTCCGCCTATTCTCCTCTCCGCCTATTCTCTTCTCCGCCTATTCTCTTCTCCGCCTATTCTCTTCTCCGCCTATTCTCTTCTCCGCCTATTCTCCTCTCCGCCTATTCTCTTCTCCGCCTATTCTCTTCTCCGCCTATTCTCTTCTCCGCCTATTCTCCTCTCCGCCTATTCTCTTCTCCGCCTATTCTCTTCTCCGCCTATTCTCTTCTCCGCCTATTCTCTTCTCCGCCTATTCTCTTCTCCGCCTATTCTCTTCTCCGCCTATTCTCTTCTCCGCCTATTCTCTTCTCCGCCTATTCTCTTCTCCACCTATCCTCTTCTCCTATTCACTTCATCAAGTGATCCAGATGTTGTTAAACAACTGGCAGATCGGCTTGTAGCGGTACTGATCCTGGACTGTCCCATCAACCAAAATACCTGGGAGATTTGGAGTTGTCTCCTCCAGGAAGAACTTCTCACAGTCTGTAACATCACTGAACTTATCCACTACATGAGACAGggcaggaggaaggagagagaggaggaggagggtagagagaTGATTCAATACCCCCATCATCACCTGAAGACTGTACACCACAGAGACAAAGATGAAGTTacagagaccagttggtagactggagactgttgatctgagtcaggacagactgctttaaatagttatttcagagaccagttggtagactggagactgttgatctgagtcaggacagactgatttaaatagttatttcagagaccagttggtagactggagagactgttgaactgagtcaggacagactgatttaaatagttatttcagagaccagttggtagactggagactgttgatctgagtcaggacagactgctttaaatagttatttcagagaccagttggtagactggagactgttgagctgagtcaggacagactgatttaaatagttatttcagagaccagttggtagactggagagactgttgaactgagtcaggacagactgatttaaatagttatttcagagaccagttggtagactggagagactgttgaactgagtcaggacagactgatttaaatagttatttcagagaccagttggtagactggagactgttgagctgagtcaggacagactgctttaaatagttatttcagagaccagttggtagactggagactgttgagctgagtcaggacagactgctttaaatagttatttcacctgtaggtctattccacaggactgactcacctcctgtaggtctattccatgggactgactcacctcctgtaggtctattccacaggactgactcacctcctgtaggtctatttcatgggactgactcacctcctgtaggtctattccacgggactgactcacctcctgtaggtctattccacgggactgactcacctcctgtaggtctattccatgggactgacacctcctgtaggtctattccatgggactgactcccctcctgtaggtcttgtgacgaccctcccactctgtctgccgtattctctctttgttcttgtttccttattaggatgtcggtgggcggagttgggagggtcgtcagctacatgggaaacacctgggcccggtgtctcccaggataaatacaccacttccccattcatgggaaagactctctccatgcagacaccttgaTAGATTTTGTTGTGGTTTTTTGTGACTTATGGGTTGTTTGCTTTAGCACCTTTCAACACATcacattatcacattcatgcatgccaaaacactcacttacactactgattactgattacacacaccattgttaattgcatttaggttactttatttaataaatatattttgttactccttatctccacgttgtctcccttttgttacggactttgagccggttcgtgacagtctattccatgggactgactcacctcctgtaggtctattccatgggactgactcacctcctgtaggtctattccatgggactgactcacctcctgtaggtctattccatgggactgactcacctcctgtaggtctattccatgggactgactcacctcctgtaggtctattccatgggactgactcacctcctgtaggtctattccatgggactgactcacctcctgtaggtctattccatgggactgactcacctcctgtaggtctattccatgggactgactcacctcctgtaggtctattccatgggactgactcccctcctgtaggtctattccatgggactgactcacctcctgtaggtctattccatgggactgactcacctcctgtaggtctcttccatgggactgactcacctcctgtaggtctcttccatgggactgactcacctcctgtaggtctattccatgggactgactcccctcctgtaggtctattccatgggactgactcccctcctgtaggtctattccatgggactgactcacctcctgtaggtctattccatgggactgactcacctcctgtaggtctattccatgggactgacctccctcctgtaggtctattccatgggactgactcacctcctgtaggtctattccatgggactgactcacctcctgtaggtctattccacgGGATTGACTCACCTCCTGTGATCACACCTCTGGGCCTTTTCAAATTCCCCAGATGAACCTTGACTTGTTAGTTTTATGCAGAATGAATGTACCCTCTCTGTTCTCCTAGATGCTGAACCCGGATGTAGTGACTATGTACACAGAGTTTTTCTTCCTCTCTCATGATCTATCAATGCCTCAGGATGCCACTGAGTAAATATTATCTTACTGAATGAGGAACTCTTCTGTCATGATATCTGGGAGAAGGTGTGTTTGAAGTAAACAGAGCACCCGGCCTGTAAGCAGTCAACTTCCTTTTCAgtttatttattacatttaccAGATCAACATGTACTTGGTTGTTTAAATGAGTCCTGTCTGGCATAATTATCTGACTTGCAAGCAGTCATTTGCTGACTTAGTGGCCTTGTGGGTAGAGTGTCCACCCTGGTAGGGGATTGGGGTTTGATCCCTGGttgagtcataccaaagactgtaaatAATGGGACCAGAtgcgtctctgcttggcactcagcattaaggagatgaTGGGGTACAAGGCCTTCTAACAGACTAGCTTCCTGTCcagtacttgtacatcaagctgcttcATGCTACAGAAACAAGAGGCTCTTGCCCTTTGGGTCGTTCTGGTTTCAGACAAGACTTACTAAAGTAGTCAGGTGACAATTAAAACGTTATTTCACTAATTTTGTTTCCAAAGAAACAGATAAAGGTTGATCTTGTGAATTTGAtgaatgaactgaaataaaattgaaataaattaagcTAAATGGTCAATTGACTTTTGAGGATTGTCTTTTGGAGAAAAAAACCAAACAAAATACAAAGACACAATTCTGGTGCTTCCACAGTGTTAGAATAACAATATTTCAGGAAGTAACATTCTACTTTAGAATGTGGAAcacacagccaatagggaggtttGATTGTTACACATGATAAATAGTCACACCTGTTCCACATAGAGAGGAGTTCATTATttcagggaaacacacacacacacacacacacacacacacacacacacacacacacacacacacacacacacacacacacacacacacacacacacacacacacacacacacacacacacacacacacacacacacacacacagccaaaccccctgatacacacacagcccacccccccccccccccatacacactGTGGAGTTGGAAGCAATGGGTCGTCCAAAGAGCACCACCGTTATGAATGATGCTGAATACCTAAATATCTGTTAGGAAGGTCGTTGTGAATGATACTGCAACACTCATGAAGGTGTTATGACAGATTACATAAAGGTGTTATGGCTGGTTACAgaaaggtgttatgactggttacagaaaggtgttatgactggttacATAAAGGTGCTATGACTGGTTACATAAAGGCGTTATGACTGGTTAcataaaggtgttatgactggttacATAAAGGTGTGAGGACTGGTTTCATGAAGGTGTTATGGCTGGTTACAgaaaggtgttatgactggttacATAAAGGTGTGAGGACTGGTTTCATGAAGGTGTTATGGCTGGTTACAGAAAGGTGTTATGgctggtttcataaaggtgttatggctggtttcataaaggtgttaggactggtttcataaaggtgtgAGGACTGGTTACATAAAGGTGTCATGACTGGTTACAgaaaggtgttatgactggttacataaaggtgttatgactggttacatgaaggtgttatgactggtttcataaaggtgttaggactggtttcataaaggtgttaggactggtttcataaaggtaTTAGGACTagtttcataaaggtgttaggactggtttcataaaggtgttaggactggtttcataaaggtgttatgactggtttcataaaggtgttatgactggtttcataaaggtgttaggACTGGTTTCATGAAGATGTTaggactggtttcataaaggtgttaggACTGGTTTCATGAAAGTGTATaactggtttcataaaggtgttatgactggtttcataaaggtgttatgactggtttcataaaggtgttaggACTGGTTTCATGAAGGTGTTAGGACTGGTTTCATAAATGTATTaggactggtttcataaaggtgttaggACTGGTTTCATGAAGGTGTTATGACAGGTTACATAAAGGTGTTCTGGCTGGTTACAgaaaggtgttatgactggttacagaaaggtgttatgactggttacataaaggtgttatgactggttacATAAAGGCGTTATGACTGGTTAcataaaggtgttatgactggttacATAAAGGTGTGAGGACTGGTTTCATGAAGGTGTTATGGCTGGTTACAGAAAGGTGTTATGGCTGGTTACATAAAGGTGGTATGGCTGGTTACATAAAGGTGTTATGACAGGTTACATAAAGGTGTTATGGCTGGTTACATAAAGGTGTGAGGACTGGTTTCATGgaggtgttatgactggttacAGAAAGGTGTTATGGCTGGTTACATAAAGGTGTTATGGCTGGTTACAgaaaggtgttatgactggttacATAAATGTGTTATGACTGGTTACATAAAGGTGTGAGGACTGGTTTCAtgaaggtgttatgactggttacAGAAAGGTGTTATGGCTGGTTACAGAAAGGTGTTATGgctggtttcataaaggtgttaggactggtttcatgaaggtgttaggactggtttcataaaggtgttatgactggtttcataaaggtgttaggactggtttcataaaggtgtgAGGACTGGTTACATAAAGGTGTCATGACTGGTTACAgaaaggtgttatgactggttacataaaggtgttatgactggttacatgaaggtgttatgactggtttcataaaggtgttaggactggtttcataaaggtgttaggACTGGTTTCATGAAAGTGTATaactggtttcataaaggtgttatgactggtttcataaaggtgttaggactggtttcatgaaggtgttaggactggtttcataaaggtgttaggactggtttcataaaggtgttaggactggtttcatgaaggtgttaggactggtttcataaaggtgttaggactggtttcataaaggtgttaggactggtttcataaaggtgttaggACTGGTTTCATGAAGGTGTTATGACTGATTTCATGAAAGTGTTAGGACTGGTTTCATAAATGTATTaggactggtttcataaaggtgttaggACTGGTTTCATGAAAGTGTATaactggtttcataaaggtgttatgactggtttcataaaggtgttaggACTGGTTTCATGAAAGTGTATaactggtttcataaaggtgttaggACTGGTTTCATGAAAGTGTATaactggtttcataaaggtgttaggactggtttcatgaaggtgttatgactggtttcataaacgtgttatgactggtttcctaaaggtgttatgactggtttcctaaaggtgttatgactggtttcataaaggtgataggactggtttcataaaggtgttatgactggtttcataaagatgttaggactggtttcataaaggtgttatgactggtttcatgaAGGTGTTAGGACTGGTTTCctaaaggtgttatgactggtttcataaaggtgttttggctggtttcataaaggtgttaggACTGGTTTCATACAGGTGTTAGGACtggagggagggcagggggaaaaacaaataaaatgatgtcaaatggAGTCCTCCTAACACACATGTTGATTGTGATATTGAAATTCTAAAAACATCAGTGTATTAAAAACACTCATAGAAAAGTCCAGGAACGGGGACATGTCATGTTCAATGAGTCATGGACCATTATAATCTGAAATTAACATGAATTATATTCAAACGTCTGTGGTGGTTCTTGTTAAAAGGCCTGAAGGTCTGATTACCAGGCAGTTTCCTTGGAATCGGCCTACATTTACAGCAGTTTCTATGGAATAGACCtatagttacatcagtttatctggaatagacctatagttacaccagtttatatggaatagacctatagttacatcagtttatatggaatagacctatagttacatcagtttatatagaatagacctatagttacatcagtttatatggaataggcctatagttacatcagtttatatggaataggCCTACAGTTACACCAGCTCCATGGAATAAGAGAGGATTTTAAGCAAATTCACCCCTCCTCCTTCCTTGACATCTGAAGGAGGAGTCTCTGAAAACCTATTTAAATCAATCTGTCCTGACTCAGATCAACAGTCTccagtctaccaactggtctctgtAACTTCATCTTTGTCTCTGTGGTGTACAGTCTTCAGGTGATGATGGGGGTATTGAatcatctctctactctcctccttctctctctccttcctcctgctctctctcatgTAGTGAACAAGTTCAGTGATGTTACAGAGTGCACAGAGTTCTTCCTGGAGGGGACAACTCCAAATCTCCCAGGTATTTTGGATGGTGGGACAGTCCAGGACCAGAACCGCTACAAGCCGATCTGCCAGTTGTTCAACAACATCTACAGGTTTGCAACTCTCTACGACACGACCAACAGGATCCCTGTGTTCTCAGCCTACACCTTCTCTGGTCCTCCTACAAACTGCAGACCAAACAATCAACGCTGGATGATGGAGCCCCAGGTAGGACTAATGTTTATTCATATTACATAACATGTGTATTTGTTTACTGCTGTATATCACAGACAGTTATGTTACAGAATATACAACTACCACTATGGAGGGTGTAGAGACTTGATTGTGGATTGTGAACCCCCCCTGAAAAGAGGGTTTATTGAACAGAAAACTTGTGAATTAATTAATGTATGACTGTTGTTTCCTGCAGCTCAACAGGAAAAACAACAACCCTAAAATGCAAAACAGTAAAGAGATTGAATATCAACACCAGGCTGGGAACAACGACTATAAGAACTCAATACCAAATAAAGGGGTGAACAGAGGTCACCTCTTCCCATGTTCACATGCTCATGACCTTGATACTCAGGAGTCCACCTTTACCCTGACCAACATCGTTCCCCAGGACAGCACCTTCAACGGGGGCAGCTGGAATGATATGGAGAGAAATGTCAGAGGAAAGCTTGAGACGGACTGTATTAATAACAACGGGAAGATAAAAGCCTATGTGGTGACTGGAGCAGTTCCCAGTAAGAGCAACACACTGAACAACAGAGTGAACATCCCAGATATTCTGTGGACAGCCTACTGCTGTTACAACAACAACCTGGGAAAGTGGGTGGCCCAAGCACACTGGGGGGAGAACAAAAAGGAGAACAAGGGGAAGAAAATGCCCTCATATACCTTGGCAGAGCTGTATGACAAGTTGAACCCGAACCTGAACCCAAACTTCCCAGTTGGTGGTGTCCAGCTGTTCCCAGAGAAGTGTCCAACTGGTGTCAACCCTACTACTACCCCGAATGCTACTCCACCCCCTAACACCTGGAGGAATTATCTTGAAATAATTTCTTCCGTAGTGAGGAATCTTTCCAATTCCATGAGAAATATTTCTGGAAGGATCTTTGGATGATCTGGGTACAGATGCTCTCACcatatcaacaaactatcattactgttagactaatgattatcagggttataatggtaatgagggttataatggtaatgagggctgtaatggtaatgagggttgtaatggtaacgagggttgtaatggtaatgagggttgtaatgataatgagggttgtaatggtagtgagggttgtaatggtaatgagggtggtaatgtttacatgtcaacatatatactatatactcttctctgaatgtaattctatcactgttaccatagagataatattatatgttctgaatgtaattctatcactgttaccatagagatactattatatgttctgaatgtaattatatccctgttaccatagagatactattatatgttctgaatgtaattctatcactgttaccatagagatactattatatgttctgaatgtaattctatcactgttaccatagagatactattatatgttctgaatgtaattctatcactgttaccatagagatactattatatgttctgaatgtaattctatcactgttaccatggagatactattatatgttctgaatgtaattctatcactgttaccatagagatactattatatgttctgaatgtaattctatcactgttaccatggagatactattatatgttctgaatgtaattctatcactgttaccatggagatactattatatgttctgaatgtaattctatcactgtatGTATCCATCTTCTTCCCATTTGAAGGAATAAACATCTATAATGAATGAAGCCTGTGAGAGTCTGGTGTTTTGTTCTCATGCTGTTTAAATGTAaccaagtgactccaaaatgttcCAATTCAACATTAAACCACATTATTTGAGCTAAAAATGTAAATGATTGAAAGTACTATTTTAGTTTTCAGTTTTTCATTCAAACTTtgccatgtctcaaaacatacctggagctggtcaagaagctaccatgtctctaaacatacctggagctggtcaagaagctaccatgtctcaaaacatacctggagctgatcaagaagctaccatgtctctaaacatacctggagctgatcaagaagctaccatgtctctaaacatacctggagctggtcaagaagctaccatgtctcaaaacatacctggagctggtcaagaagctaccatgtctctaaacatacctggagctggtcaagaagctaccatgtctgtaaacatacctggagctggtcaagaagctaccatgtctctaaacatacctggagctggtcaagaagctaccatgtctcaaaacatacctggagctggtcaagaagctaccatgtctcaaaacatacctggagctggtcaagaagctaccatgtctctaaacatacctggagctggtcaagaagctaccatgtctctaaacatacctggagctggtcaagaagctaacatgtctcaaaacatacctggagctggtcaagaagctaccatgtctctaaacatacctggagctggtcaagaagctaccatgtctctaaacatacctggagctggtcaagaagctaccatgtctctaaacatacctggagctggtcaagaagctaccatgtctctaaactatacctggagctggtcaagaagctaccatgtctctaaacatacctggagctggtcaagaagctaccatgtctcaaaacatacctggagctggtcaagaagctaccatgtctctaaacatacctggagctggtcaagaagctaccatgtctctaaacatacctggagctggtcaagaagctaccatgtctctaaacatacctggagctggtcaagaagctaccatgtctctaaacatacctggagctggtcaagaagctaccatgtctctaaacatacctggagctggtcaagaagctaccatgtctctaaacatacctggagctggtcaagaagctaccatgtctctaaacatacctggagctggtcaagaagctaccatgtctctaaacatacctggagctggtcaagaagctaccatgtctctaaacatacctggagctggtcaacaagctaccatgtctctaaacatacctggagctggtcaagaagctaccatgtctctaaacatacctggagctggtcaagaagctaccatgtctctaaacatacctggagctggtcaagaagctaccatgtctctaaacatacctggagctggtcaagaagctaccatgtccctaaacatacctggagctggtcaagaagctaccatgtctctaaacatacctggagctggtcaagaagctaccatgtctctaaacatacctggagctggtcaagaagctaccatgtctctaaacatacctggagctggtcaagaagcaaccatgtctctaaacatacctggagctggtcaagaggctaccatgtctcaaaacatacctggagctggtcaagaatctaccatgtctctaaacatacctggagctggtcaagaagctaccatgtctctaaacatacctggagctggtcaagaagctaccatgtctctaaacatacctggagctggtcaagaagctaccatgtctctaaacatacctggagctggtcaagaagctaccatgtctctaaacatacctggagctggtcaagaagctaccatgtctctaaacatacctggagctggtcaagaagctaccatgtctctaaacatacctggagctggtcaagaagctaccatgtctctaaacatacctggagctgg
The DNA window shown above is from Salvelinus alpinus chromosome 31, SLU_Salpinus.1, whole genome shotgun sequence and carries:
- the LOC139561744 gene encoding endonuclease domain-containing 1 protein-like; protein product: MMGVLNHLSTLLLLSLLPPALSHVVNKFSDVTECTEFFLEGTTPNLPGILDGGTVQDQNRYKPICQLFNNIYRFATLYDTTNRIPVFSAYTFSGPPTNCRPNNQRWMMEPQLNRKNNNPKMQNSKEIEYQHQAGNNDYKNSIPNKGVNRGHLFPCSHAHDLDTQESTFTLTNIVPQDSTFNGGSWNDMERNVRGKLETDCINNNGKIKAYVVTGAVPSKSNTLNNRVNIPDILWTAYCCYNNNLGKWVAQAHWGENKKENKGKKMPSYTLAELYDKLNPNLNPNFPVGGVQLFPEKCPTGVNPTTTPNATPPPNTWRNYLEIISSVVRNLSNSMRNISGRIFG